The window CTTCAATGCCGGGTACTTCCCGCTCTATCAGCGGTCTGATGGCCTCAGGGGTTACATCTTTGGGTGAAAGTCCTGTACCTCCTGTAAAGATGACCATGTCCATACCTGCATCAACAAATCCTTTGAGCTTGCTTTGGATCTTTTCTTTTTCGTCAGGGATGATGGAATAATCTTCAATGCTGACTTTTAAAGCTTCTAATTTTTGGATAATGACTTTACCTGCCTGGTCTTCTTTTTGACCTGAAGCTATGCTATCCGAACAGACAATTACAGCGGCTTTGAGGTTTTGCTCCTTGTCTTTGGCATAATCTGTTTTTCCCCCTTTTTTCTCGATCAATTTGATCTGCTCTATGCTGATGTTTTTGTCTATGGGTTTGAGCATGTCATACATGGTCAGGGCCACCACAGATGCAGCATGCATGGCTTCCACCTCCACGCCTGTTTTGTAGATGGTGTGGATTTCTACCAAGACATAAATCTCCAAACCTTTGATTTCGTAATTCACGGAAGTAAACTCAACAGGAAGAGGATGGCAATCCGGAATCATGTCAGCAGTACGCTTGGCAGCAAAAAGTCCCGCCACCTTGGCCATTTCAAATACATCTCCCTTGGGCACTGTTTTATTGACCACAGCGGCGATGGTTTCGTCCGAACTCACTTTAACAATGGCCTGCGCTATGGCTTTTCTAAGGGTGGTGGATTTGTGGGTGATGTTGATCATTGTATTTTTAGGTTAGAGAGAATTGTATTGAGATAAAATTGAAATAAGGTGGAAATATGGTGGAAATAAAATAGAAATAGGGTTGGAATAATGTGGAATTATTTCGTCGAACCTGCTTGCTAGTAGGAATGGGCATGTTTCTACTATATTTCGCCGAAGGCATATATCTTTTTAAGTATTCACCTTCCACTCAGATTTTTCATTATCCAGGATTTCCTTTCCCCAGATGGGCAATTCTTTTTTGATGCGCTCGACGAGTTCTTCACAGGCATCGATAGCAGCTTTGCGATGTTTGGAGGAAGTAAAGACAAAGAGGCAGATTTCTCCTGTTTTGACCTCGCCCAAGCTATGGTAAATATGCATGCAGGTCAATGGATATTTGGCAAAGATGGCTTCACGGATTTCGAAGGCTTGCTGCAAAGCCATGTCTTCATAGGCTGTATATTCGATAGCCACTACCGAGCCCTCTTCTTTTTTATCAGCTCTAACCTGTCCGAGAAAGATGCTATGTCCGCCAATATCTGTTTTTGTGCTGTGATTGGCGATGGATTTCGCGATTTTATCAGGAGAGATTGCTCCTTCTACAAATATGTTTTTTGGTGTTCTTTTCTTTTCCATGGTTTTTTTATTTAGGCCACAAAGGCACTAAGTTAATAATGGTTTTGGCCACAAAGGTACTAAGGCACTAAGGTAATATTGGTTTGGGCTTTTTGGAGTTTCTTTTTGATAGAAATACGGTGGAAATATTATAGAAATATTGTTGAAATAGGGTTTGTCTTCGTGTTTCATTCAGGTTTTTCGAAGCATATTTCCATTCTATTTCTACTATATCCCGAATCACTTCGCTCTCGGGATCTCCATTTCACTCCGATTTCGCCGAAGGCATATTTCAATATCCACCAATATCCAATATCCACTAATATCCTTTCTTCTATATCCCGAATCAATTATCTCCTCTGGTTTGCGCAAGAGCTCTGGGCTGAAAATATTTCGCCGAAGGCATATTTCTACTGTATTTCGCGAAGCATATTTCAATATCTAATATCTACTTTAAATCCCCAAAATATCTAATAATTCCCCCCTCAACAGATTGAATATTTTTATCCGGAAACTGACTTTTGACCATGTCGACGGCTTTCAGGCTTCTGCTACCTGATTGACAGAAAAGGAGGATGTTCTGAAAGGATGCTAGCTGACTTCTGGAATTGGGTAAGTCAGCTAAAGGAATCTGGAGGTGGTCAATATCGTCCAGTTCCGGTTGTTCCCCATGTTCCCGAACATCCACCAACACGGACTGATTGGCGTTTTTCAATAAGCTCAAAGCAGCTTCCCAATCCGTTTGTGCACTCAAGCCACAGAAGTCCTGATAGTCCATTTCTTGGAGTTCGGAATGGTTTTTTGGCCTGCTTTGATTGCTGCCTGGATTTTTG is drawn from Belliella baltica DSM 15883 and contains these coding sequences:
- a CDS encoding molybdenum cofactor biosynthesis protein MoaE, with amino-acid sequence MEKKRTPKNIFVEGAISPDKIAKSIANHSTKTDIGGHSIFLGQVRADKKEEGSVVAIEYTAYEDMALQQAFEIREAIFAKYPLTCMHIYHSLGEVKTGEICLFVFTSSKHRKAAIDACEELVERIKKELPIWGKEILDNEKSEWKVNT
- the moaCB gene encoding bifunctional molybdenum cofactor biosynthesis protein MoaC/MoaB → MINITHKSTTLRKAIAQAIVKVSSDETIAAVVNKTVPKGDVFEMAKVAGLFAAKRTADMIPDCHPLPVEFTSVNYEIKGLEIYVLVEIHTIYKTGVEVEAMHAASVVALTMYDMLKPIDKNISIEQIKLIEKKGGKTDYAKDKEQNLKAAVIVCSDSIASGQKEDQAGKVIIQKLEALKVSIEDYSIIPDEKEKIQSKLKGFVDAGMDMVIFTGGTGLSPKDVTPEAIRPLIEREVPGIEETIRSFGQARMPYSMLSRSVAGLIGNTLVLALPGSTKGAEESMDAIFPAVLHIFKVLEGPKYRH